The Musa acuminata AAA Group cultivar baxijiao chromosome BXJ2-2, Cavendish_Baxijiao_AAA, whole genome shotgun sequence genome contains the following window.
TTTAATTCATAATGCTGGCAGTGTCATTCCGGTTACAGCAGATGAACAACGTGAACACAGGAAAAGCTCCTCGGCATTAATGTGTCAATGATCCATGTTGAGTTGATGGAAGAGAATGCAGAAGAGAATGAACTATCGCTTACAGAACCACAAGAAGAAGATCATACAGAGCTTGTGGCTGCTCCATCAAAAGTCCAATGGATCGACCCCGCATGAGTCTCACTTATGAAACCACATCCATATCTCAACAGCATCATGTCAACACAATGTGTCTCACATCCCTATGAAGTTAGCACATATGGATAATGAAGCTCATCCGACATCAAGACAGACACCGGCTTTGGATCTTGTTGTAATCTACCATCCACAATTGGATAACTGTCTTTGAGAGAAGATTAGTGCTACTTCTTCATTTCCAATCTGGATAAAGCAATCACCTACGGATCCAGTTGTTATCTCTAACTTCACTACTGCGTTTGACATCACTTGCTTCAAACAGAGCCCCATATTTTGAATGGAAGCAATGCCCGTAAATGTTACTCCGGTTGGAGCTGTGTTCTTGAAATCTCTACCGAGAAGATGTGCAATTGTAATGTGGGTAATGGAAACTGCTGCAGCTCATGATGCCATcattgtttactcttaatattctTACCTATGATAGATATCGATGGCTTAATTGTTAGGTGAGAATGAAACAATGTCATGACACTGCCAACACCATTAGCCCACTTCATCAACTGGAGAAAGAATTGGGAATACAGATGTTTCTGACTTGGCAATCGCATGTTAAATGAACTGATGCAAAGGGAAGAGACATGGAGAGAGCTCCTTCAATCAACAAATGTTTCAAGCACATCAACCATGTGAAATCATTTGTTGCAGGCAAGAACACCTGTGCCATGGCCCATTCTAAATCCAGGTTAAGGATTCCTCAGAAGACCCAAAGGTGATTCTACTTGGCTCCCATTTGTGAGGTGATCAGAGAGAATCTTGAAAAGGGCAAGGTGCTGAGTTCTGAGCTCAATTGTAAGCCCACTTTGTGCAAGGAGATATAGTGGACATTATATTCCAATTGTATTACTGCAAATGGCACCATTGATCCAATGGGTCGCTCTGATATATCCCATCAAATCCTCATGTACGATTCTCTGAGGCATCAAATATATGCTTCCTTTGTGTTGCCTTCCATcattctctctctgtctctctgtttCTATAAATTCCTTCTTTCTTTTTCAGAACACATGAGTCGAAGCATCCTCAGAACATTAACTCTGCACATTTATCTTTTCTTCACTGCCTCTTGTTTATGTAATCCTTCTACTTTCTCTCTTCACCTGCGACTTGATATCTGTCAGTGTCCTTGAAGGGCATGAGATTCTCAAAACAATGGACCACAGCGGAGCAACTTATATTCTTTTATCCAGCATGCATGCAGCTTGGTGTTTCATTCTCCTCCACCATTCTTATGGTAACACCTCCCCCAACTCTTCATGGCACAAAGTATCTCCTTCCATGTCTCAGTGCCATATCACACTTGATTTATGGCAGATAAAACGGAGGCTGCTAGTTGCAGAGGAGAACCGTTTGCTTTTGAAGCGACAGGATATGATCCCAACTTGCAACAAAGCTCAGATTGCCAATGTGTTCTTATCCAACACTTATCCTATAAAATGGTTATGATGAACAACATGATGACacgaaaaaaaaatatcatgcacAATTTTATAACAAGGAAAAGAGAAAGAGACTATAGATCTGTGATCAGTGATGCAGGTTTTGTCACCATTGCTGCCCACTGCATCCTGCAGCAACATACAGAGTGAATTGTTGTCATAAGCAGATCTTGATGATGCTCTGTTGATTGAGGAATCGAACATTCCTACAACCCACATGCAGATTGGGAATGCAAAAGGCATCGGGAATGATGTGACCATGATGTTTGATCTGAAATGGAAAGTGCAATAAATAAACATTCGTCTGAGTTATCAAAATCGCTGTTATTATTTTAGTGGTTGATTTACGACTGATCGAAGCCCAATGACTATATCAAATACATGCGATGTTTACATGATCACACATGCATGAACGTTGTCATCGTTGAAAAGCGCAAAAGCATGATCATCGACGATCATGGAGTAGGCGGGGTCAGGGAAGTATCCATGCACCGTCGAGGTGTATCCATGGCGGTAATAATTGTGGGTGGAGGAGAAGGTGGAGTCCTCCAGATACTGAAGCGCGAACGGGTAGTACTCGGCGTCGTAAGGGAACGGCCACAGCTCGGCCTTCCTCCCCGTGCGCCGCACCGCCTTGATCACCTTCCTCTCCTCCACGTAGCCCGTGACCGTCACCTTCTGCTTGTCCATGTCGATCTCCACTGTGTCCACCCCTGCGTCAGTCAGGCTTCCACTTAGCGGCATTTCTCCATTGATGACCACAGAGACGTGCAAACGAAGTCTGCTACCTCCTACCGTTTAGCTTGGAGATGGCTTTTCGTACTCTCCGTTCGCATCCTTCGCAGTCCATGTGAACCATCAGCTCCACGATCTTGTGACATGCGATGGATACAAGAGTACGTAGATGCAGGAAGCAGCCAAAAGACCGAGTAAGCATGAATTAAGACACTTACGGACAATGCATCGGACGTGGATGTCTTCTGCCGTCGAAATCTAAACATGGCTGGGAGGGTGGGAGCGTCGGGAGCAGGGAAAGGGCCGTATATAAAGAAAGAGGTGGCAGGATCTAATCACTTTTACCAAAAGATACATTGCTTTCGGAACATTAAATCCGTAAATAATGAAAAGATAATGACACAGGAATTATTGGGACGGCTGAATCTATCATATCAGCATTAGCCCCACTTGCCATATACTTATATGGAGTAATCATCCGCGATGATGACCATAATTTGAGTTTAGTTTGGGTGCAAGTGTACGTGGAGATGGTAATAGGTGAAGAAACCCTATTGGCCAAATCTACGGCTGACATTTATTTTCCCATAATGCAACTAAGCCTCACACTTGCATGAATCTGATTCACTATTGATGGACCAATCTTATGCCAAAGTGAAGCCCACTTGTCGATCCAAGGTCAAGAAAAGAAAGTTTTGGCAATTGGaaggaactctctctctctctctctctctctctctctctctctctctctctctctctctctctctctctctctctctctctctcttcaaattTGAAACATGAAtcattttggctctaatttttttatttaagctAATATACTTTTGATACTTTGTTAATCCATTATTATATACAATACTAACAATGAATTTTGGATCTATCATAGATCTgagtccatattaaacctttggcCAGAGCAGATAAATACGTGCTTGTTACACAACTTCCTTCACATATATGAACTGCTACAAGCACACCGTCCATGTGCACCAACATGACCATACATATATACCCAGATGTAGCGCTTATCATAATTACATGACGCTGCATGCGTTGACGTCGTCGTCGTTGAACAGGTTACTGATGGGGTCCTCCCCGCGCTGCGGCACCGGGATGTGGCCGTGGTTGTCGCCGTTGTAGCCGTGCCGCCAGTAGTTGTAGCTGTCGCGGAAGGACTCCTCGTCGTAGAAGTAGTCTTTTTGGCTCGTGAAGTAGAGCGGCAGGTCAGGGTTGGGCCAGAACTCGGCCTTCTTGCCGCTCCGGCGCACCTCCTTGAGCACCTTGTTCCGGTCGACGTACCCCATCACCGTCACCTTCTCCAGATCCAAATCCACCTCCACTGAGTCGATGCCTAAGAGAAGAGAAAAACGAAAAGGCTCTTTCTTTCACTGGTTTGCTTACACGCGCTTAATAAAGAATGAAATGTCGTGTGAAGAGTATTAATGATTTGAGGCTCGAGCTATTGATGGAAGTCACTACTATTGTAATGATTTCAGTCACCTCTAAGCTTTTGGAGAGCGTGTTTGACAATCCTCTCGCAACCTGTGCAACACATCCTCACTTTTAGCTCCACTGTCTGCGAGGATGAAAAGAGTAGATAAAGCAAACAACACAAGTGAACAGTGCCGAAGAACATGCTAAAGTAAGTGGGTTACTACGATTCCTAACTTTCAGCCCAGGAGAAGAAATGTTGCAGGTCTAGTAAACCGTGCATCCTTTTGATTGAATTCTCTCGGAGAAAGCTTATTGATTCTGTGCTGACACAGAGGGACAAAGATTTTTCCCTTGAAACTAAACAAAATAGCGGGGAAGCAAAGGATGAAAGCCAACCTGCAAAGAAAGAGGCCTTCCCTTGGTGATCCTCATATTGATCATGTTATTGTCTTCAGTGTGGTAGTgggtgttgctgctgctgttgctggtgTTGTAGAAGTAACTTCTGTAATTGTAACTCCTGTGGCCGTCGCCGCCGGAGAAAATTGTGGAGAGCAAAGAGCTTAAGACTCTTCCCATGGCTCACAGGATTTGCAGAACTAATTGGAAGTGGGATGGGATAGAGTTAGTAGCATGCAGACAGCACGATATAGTTTCGCCAAGGCATCGCTTCCCTACATCATATACTATTATATCTGCGAAGATTCCAGTGGTTTCCTCTAGCGGCCTTCTTTCCTGCTGCCGGACCGTGATACTGTGCTCGTTCTTCAGTGCTTATTTTCTTTGGAATAATTtatcctttgtgcagggaatgaTATCTTGGTGTCGAAGGCTTTCTCCCCTTATTAATGCACGAATCAAGGGTCAAGAGCCCCCACAGGAGGACATGGCAGACGCCTAGCAGAGAGAAGGAGAATGGATTAGGTGAAGTCAAGTGCTGGAGCGTGCAAAGGGAAGAACAATATTCTTAAACCTGCTTTTTCGTTTTCAATCTTTTCCGGACACCATCAGACTTATGCCTTCTGCCTGGAAGCAAACTGACGGGTAATTCCGGGCATCACTCACTCGTCCTCATTTTTAGTAAGCTTATATAGCGCATTGTAATGGAGAATAAGCTCCACCACTGTCATCACAAGAACCATATGTCCTGTCTACTGAGGAATCAGTAGCTTCAGCAGAAAACGAGGCCTTGGATCTGCACTCCACATGATCTACTTCTAAATTGCCTGTCTTTGGAACTAGATTCTATTCCAACCAAATTTTAAAGATAATAAACATATATAATAAAAGGATAAGGAATTGCTGTACTGCATATTAATTGTATCTTATGTTAAGAATGGAGGACACTTCAGCAGAAACAAAGCTGATGCTCAAGCAGCTAATCTTTATTTGTGTGCTAGGGATAATAAATGATTCAGTGCCTTGGTTACTAATTCATGGATCTTTAACAATTAGTTGTTTGACCAAAGACATCAACTTTATCTGCAAGGAATATGATTTCCCTGTGCATAATTATGATCAGTAATCATTATGGCTGTGGTGACAAAAGGACACCTAATTGCTTTTCCCTAtagaacaaatatatatataggagTGCCACATATCAGCTTATCATTGATGTATTGGAATTCTGAGGAAGAGAGCCTACTAATTGGTGGAGCAAAATGGAGCTTTTGATGCTCTAAATTGGCCCTTCCTCCAAAGCCATACACAATGGAAGCAACTGCAAAGCTAAAGAGTTGAGGAAAGGAGCTTTTGATGCTCTAAAGCCAATGGTTTGGCTTTCTATATTACTTACTATTCTATAAAATGCAGCTCCATTTGTTCAGCAAAATATTGGAAGAAACAGATTCCAAGCTTCCTCTTGAATCCTCCTACGAAAATACATGATTTCCTATTGGTTGGGAAGCACAAACAATATCGCATTGTGCTTCGTCAACTGCGTGTTGTGATGGTTTCCACCTACGCAAGATTTGGTGCAGATGATTAATAGATAATCAAATTATCTATTTACCTACTTATGCTTATCTAAACTTGATTAATAGATAATTTGATGCAAATTAAGTGGGTTAGACGACCGTGAGCATACTTTTCCCTTTGACGACGACGATGGTGATCATCAACACAAATTTTGACGCGTTCATATCCTTTAAGCCTACCTCTCCGTTTCTCCCGGTCTAATTGCGTAACCGAAATGAGCGGAGGAGCCATTTCGATCCATTCCGCTAAAGAAGCCGTGTTTGGACCCGCCTGTGGCGGCTCCCCACCACCGCCCTCCTCGATCGCGTCGCCCCGGCCTCACGATGGGTGGGCCCCGTCGTCCTCCGGCACCGCAATCTCGCCAACGCGCTCGGCTCCCTGATCTTGGATCTGAGCGACCGGAGCGGGCGCGGAAGGCGATTGGATCGGAGACCGTGTTGGATGATTCATCTCGTTCTTCCTATGGAGGTAATGCTTGCCTTCATCCCCAATCTAAGCATAATTCCCTACCTTCTTCTTATCAATACTAGTTTTCCGATTGCATCAGTGATGTTTATGATCGAATCTCTTCGATTAAAGTTGCTAATTTAGTGCCTGTATTAATAATTTTAGATGATCCGCCAAGACATATAATCTCCGTCCCATTGCCTGTAGAACACATGGGCTTGATTAATCAAGCCCGCAAAGCCAATGGGCCAACTTATCACAATTCAGTCGACAACAGTTTCAAATAGGGTTAAAGAAATAGAGATTTTGGTCCTTCTTTTTATGATGACTGATCGAGCCTTAAATAAATCCATTATTATAAAGGGAATTTTCGGCCCAGCTAAAGCTAGGCATACTATTTAGGTTGTTTTGTGTCATGGAGAATTTTGTTGGATGTATCCTAAGATAATT
Protein-coding sequences here:
- the LOC103975887 gene encoding heavy metal-associated isoprenylated plant protein 45 isoform X2, with the protein product MFRFRRQKTSTSDALSIVELMVHMDCEGCERRVRKAISKLNGVDTVEIDMDKQKVTVTGYVEERKVIKAVRRTGRKAELWPFPYDAEYYPFALQYLEDSTFSSTHNYYRHGYTSTVHGYFPDPAYSMIVDDHAFALFNDDNVHACVIM
- the LOC103975887 gene encoding heavy metal-associated isoprenylated plant protein 45 isoform X1, with product MLTRSFGCFLHLRTLVSIACHKIVELMVHMDCEGCERRVRKAISKLNGVDTVEIDMDKQKVTVTGYVEERKVIKAVRRTGRKAELWPFPYDAEYYPFALQYLEDSTFSSTHNYYRHGYTSTVHGYFPDPAYSMIVDDHAFALFNDDNVHACVIM
- the LOC135604993 gene encoding heavy metal-associated isoprenylated plant protein 44-like, with translation MGRVLSSLLSTIFSGGDGHRSYNYRSYFYNTSNSSSNTHYHTEDNNMINMRITKGRPLSLQTVELKVRMCCTGCERIVKHALQKLRGIDSVEVDLDLEKVTVMGYVDRNKVLKEVRRSGKKAEFWPNPDLPLYFTSQKDYFYDEESFRDSYNYWRHGYNGDNHGHIPVPQRGEDPISNLFNDDDVNACSVM